GTCGACGACCTGCGGGCGAGCGTCCTCGCAGGTGACGCGGAGGGTGCCGAGGTTCTCGACCAGCTGCACACCCTCGAGGCGGCCGCCGCCGGCGAACCGGTACACGGACCCGGACTGGTCGTCACCCTGACCGATCCTGCCGCGCGCCCCGACCTGTCCGACTCCTCGCAGCGGGTATCCGGATCGCCGCAGGCCGGCGTCCTGGACCGCGACCTGCAGTCCGTCGTGAACGCTCTGTGGGCGAGCGGCGCCGAGGCGGTCGCGGTCGGTGACGTGCGCGTCGGACCGGCCGTCACCATCCGCCAGGCAGGCGGCGCGATGCTGGTCGACAACCAGCCCGTGCCGTCGCCGTACCGGGTGTCCGCGATCGGACCACCGGCGAAACTGCAGACCGGATTCGTCGTCAGCGACGCCTACCTGCGGATGTCGACCGTCCAACAGCTGTACGGCGTGGGTTTCACCATCGCCGAGTCCGACGACCTGCGGCTACCCGGCGCGGCAGGTCGCGAAACGAGGTTCGCACAGGAAACGGGGGCACCGTGAAGACCGTCAAAGGCGGATACGCGCTCTATGGAGTGCTCGCGCTCGTCGCCGGCATCGTGGTCGGGATTCTGTTCAGCCCGCAGGTGCCCGACGCCGTCCAGCCCTATCTGCCGATCGCGGTGGTCGCGGCGCTCGACGCCGTGTTCGGGGGGCTGCGCGCCTACCTCGACGAGATCTTCGACTCGAAGGTCTTCGTCGTCTCGTTCGTGTTCAACGTCCTCGTCGCGGCCCTGATCGTGTGGCTCGGCGATCAGCTCGGCGTCGGAACTCAGCTGTCGACCGCGATCATCGTCGTGCTCGGAATTCGGATCTTCGGCAACGCCGCAGCCCTGCGCCGGCGCCTGTTCGGGGCGTGACGCGCATGCAGGACAACGAAGTACGCCCCGACGCACTCGCCGACGACACCGCGGAACAGCGCACGGAGGGCCGGCACGAGATGCCGCCGCCGGCGCCCACCCGCACCCGCCGCCGGTTCGGGTTCGGATTGCTGGCGGTGCTGCTCATGGCAGCCCTCGGCGTCGGGATCGCGACGCAGGTCAGCAGCACCGGATCGGGCGACAACCTCGACTCGGCGCGGCCCGCGGACCTGCTCGCAGTTCTGGGCAACCTCAACCAGCGCGAGGCCGCGCTGCGGCAGGAGGTCGCCGGTCTGGAACAGACGCTGTCGAAGCTCGAGGCCGGTGGTGGCAGTTCGAGCGCGGCCCTCGACGAGGCGAAGTCCCGGCTCGCGGCGCTGTCGATCCAGGTGGGGACCGTCGCCGCGACCGGCCCCGGCGTCGTGCTCACCATCGCGGACCCGGGCAAGTCGGTCGGCTCGGAGGTGCTGCTCGACCTCGTCCAGGAATTGCGCGCCGCGGGTGCCGAGGCCATCGAGATCAGTGGCGCGGGATCCGACCCGATCCGGATCGGCGTCGACTCCTGGGTGAGCGGCAGCGGCGGAAACGTCACCGTCGACGGGCGGAAGGTGTCGGCCCCGTTCCGTGTGGTCGCGATCGGCGATCCGCCGACGCTGGCGGCCGCGCTGAACATCCCCGGCGGAGTCGTCGACACCGTCGCACGCAGCGGCGGACAGCTCCGGATCGAGCAATCCCCGCAGGTCACGGTCACCGCCTTGCGGGAGATCAAACCGCGCCAATACGCTCAACCCGGAAACTGATCTTCGATCCGGTCGCCGGATCGTCCCCCGAAAGGAAGCCACCGTGAGTGAGCTCGCTACGCCTGCCGATCTGCGCTACACAGAGGAGCACGAATGGGTGCGGCGTACCGGTCCGACGACGGTGCGTGTGGGCATCACCGATTTCGCGCAGTCGCAGCTC
This genomic stretch from Prescottella soli harbors:
- a CDS encoding DUF881 domain-containing protein; the encoded protein is MQDNEVRPDALADDTAEQRTEGRHEMPPPAPTRTRRRFGFGLLAVLLMAALGVGIATQVSSTGSGDNLDSARPADLLAVLGNLNQREAALRQEVAGLEQTLSKLEAGGGSSSAALDEAKSRLAALSIQVGTVAATGPGVVLTIADPGKSVGSEVLLDLVQELRAAGAEAIEISGAGSDPIRIGVDSWVSGSGGNVTVDGRKVSAPFRVVAIGDPPTLAAALNIPGGVVDTVARSGGQLRIEQSPQVTVTALREIKPRQYAQPGN
- a CDS encoding small basic family protein, whose protein sequence is MKTVKGGYALYGVLALVAGIVVGILFSPQVPDAVQPYLPIAVVAALDAVFGGLRAYLDEIFDSKVFVVSFVFNVLVAALIVWLGDQLGVGTQLSTAIIVVLGIRIFGNAAALRRRLFGA
- a CDS encoding DUF881 domain-containing protein yields the protein MNDHLDPGYAGAAEDRAQGHTKPTRVGAVSWIAVGAALVGLVFGVAYAQASSSASDADQTRTEMLTKVRAAEERGRSLAGNRDDLTVRVDDLRASVLAGDAEGAEVLDQLHTLEAAAAGEPVHGPGLVVTLTDPAARPDLSDSSQRVSGSPQAGVLDRDLQSVVNALWASGAEAVAVGDVRVGPAVTIRQAGGAMLVDNQPVPSPYRVSAIGPPAKLQTGFVVSDAYLRMSTVQQLYGVGFTIAESDDLRLPGAAGRETRFAQETGAP